From Cognatishimia activa, one genomic window encodes:
- a CDS encoding pirin family protein, which translates to MSLRPTLETRLAKPTIEGAGVHLHRAFGFQDPSELDPFLLFDDFRNDRPEDYGQGFPWHPHRGIETITYVLAGSVEHSDSLGNTGNLEAGDIQWMTAGSGILHQEMPQGNAKGQMHGFQLWANLPASLKMTTPRYQDVKGSDIPEIIDDDGTRVKVIIGSFWGKSGPVDGIAADPQYLDIYVPPGVKKTFPIDTYRRAFAYVFDGAGAFADASAPSGVLLEKEVAGQEVNIRDLSGNRTLIRFGTGDEVTVQAGPEGIRFLLVSGAPIQEPVAWHGPIVMNTQAELQQAFKELRNGTFIQPAH; encoded by the coding sequence ATGTCACTTAGACCTACTCTTGAAACGCGCCTTGCCAAACCAACAATTGAAGGGGCTGGCGTTCATCTACACCGCGCCTTTGGGTTTCAGGACCCAAGCGAGCTTGACCCGTTTTTGCTGTTTGATGATTTTCGCAATGATCGTCCTGAAGATTACGGTCAGGGATTTCCCTGGCACCCTCATCGCGGCATTGAGACAATCACCTATGTTCTGGCTGGCTCGGTTGAACACAGCGATAGCCTTGGGAACACAGGCAATTTGGAAGCGGGTGACATCCAATGGATGACTGCAGGGTCTGGCATTTTGCACCAAGAAATGCCGCAAGGAAATGCGAAGGGGCAGATGCATGGCTTCCAACTTTGGGCAAACCTGCCAGCGTCCTTGAAAATGACAACGCCCCGCTATCAGGATGTGAAAGGCTCCGACATCCCCGAGATCATCGATGATGATGGCACCAGAGTGAAAGTCATTATCGGCAGTTTCTGGGGGAAATCCGGTCCAGTGGATGGGATTGCAGCAGACCCGCAATATCTCGATATCTATGTCCCTCCCGGCGTAAAAAAGACCTTCCCGATCGACACCTATCGCCGCGCATTCGCCTATGTATTTGACGGCGCAGGCGCTTTCGCCGATGCGAGCGCGCCGTCTGGTGTGTTGCTTGAAAAAGAAGTGGCTGGGCAAGAGGTCAATATCCGTGACCTGAGCGGGAACCGCACCTTGATCCGTTTTGGGACCGGAGATGAAGTCACCGTGCAAGCCGGCCCCGAAGGCATTCGGTTTCTTCTGGTCTCCGGTGCCCCGATCCAAGAACCAGTGGCTTGGCACGGGCCAATTGTGATGAACACACAGGCCGAACTGCAGCAAGCCTTCAAGGAATTGCGTAATGGAACATTCATCCAGCCCGCGCACTAG
- a CDS encoding aminotransferase class V-fold PLP-dependent enzyme codes for MLRLTSALSKFEINLHDLADPIATFRQSVIGSDVMLETEDGAKKMIYADYVASGRALRQVEEFVMNEVLPFYANSHTEQSFCGARMTRMREEARAIVARHCNANVDEHAVIFGGSGATTGINQAIHLFGVHNAVRAGEPVTVFVGPYEHHSNLLPWRESGAKLIEIREAKEGGADLEDLQQKLAQHASTGIVIGAFSAASNVTGVCTDPAPVSQLIKSHGGRILWDYAGGAPYLAMSMKPNGVDIDAIVFSPHKFVGGPAASGVLVIRQDAVVTTIPSRPGGGTVVFVNENQHDYVSRLEQREEGGTPDVIGDIRAALAILIKETIGQKKIDQINSKMSSIGMSHFQNLPQAKLLAEARATRLPIFSFVPHDLSGNAIDYKEFTIALSQKQGIQARGGCSCAGPYVHQLLDIDDQTSAILRADLLQGDDRKKPGFVRFNLSYLMDDDTIDAIFDGIAKCLEDNSQHCCE; via the coding sequence ATGCTGCGCCTCACCTCTGCCCTTTCGAAATTTGAGATCAACCTCCACGATCTTGCCGACCCAATCGCAACCTTCCGCCAAAGCGTGATTGGCTCGGATGTGATGTTGGAAACAGAGGACGGCGCGAAGAAGATGATCTACGCCGACTACGTGGCTTCCGGCCGCGCTTTAAGGCAGGTGGAAGAGTTCGTTATGAATGAAGTTCTGCCCTTCTACGCAAACTCTCATACCGAACAGAGCTTCTGCGGTGCTCGCATGACACGCATGCGAGAGGAGGCTCGCGCGATTGTCGCTCGCCATTGCAATGCAAATGTAGACGAGCATGCCGTTATTTTCGGCGGCTCGGGTGCAACAACTGGGATTAATCAAGCCATTCATCTGTTTGGCGTTCATAACGCAGTTCGGGCAGGTGAACCGGTTACGGTATTTGTCGGCCCATATGAACATCACTCCAACCTACTCCCCTGGCGGGAATCCGGTGCGAAGCTCATTGAGATCCGCGAAGCAAAAGAAGGCGGCGCTGATCTGGAAGACCTGCAGCAGAAATTGGCGCAACATGCATCAACAGGCATAGTGATCGGTGCGTTTTCTGCGGCTTCCAATGTGACTGGGGTTTGCACCGACCCCGCCCCGGTCTCCCAGCTCATCAAATCTCACGGCGGCAGAATTCTTTGGGATTACGCAGGCGGCGCCCCTTATCTTGCTATGTCAATGAAGCCGAACGGTGTCGACATCGATGCAATCGTGTTTAGCCCCCACAAGTTTGTCGGTGGCCCCGCTGCATCTGGCGTCTTGGTCATTCGCCAAGATGCCGTGGTGACAACAATACCCAGCCGCCCTGGCGGAGGCACTGTGGTTTTTGTGAACGAAAACCAGCACGATTATGTTTCTCGCCTTGAACAGAGGGAGGAAGGTGGCACACCCGATGTCATCGGGGATATTCGCGCCGCTTTGGCCATACTGATTAAGGAGACGATTGGTCAGAAAAAGATTGACCAGATCAACTCAAAGATGAGCTCGATTGGCATGTCGCATTTCCAGAATTTGCCCCAAGCCAAACTTCTAGCAGAGGCCCGTGCAACTCGCCTTCCCATATTCTCATTTGTTCCACACGATCTAAGTGGAAATGCAATCGATTATAAAGAATTCACCATAGCGCTTTCTCAAAAGCAGGGGATTCAAGCGCGCGGGGGATGTAGTTGTGCTGGTCCTTATGTACATCAGCTCCTGGATATTGATGATCAGACATCCGCAATACTTCGCGCGGATTTGCTTCAAGGCGACGATCGCAAAAAGCCCGGCTTCGTGCGCTTCAACCTTAGTTATTTGATGGATGACGACACAATCGACGCAATTTTTGACGGTATAGCCAAGTGTCTGGAAGACAATTCACAACACTGCTGTGAATAA
- the arsB gene encoding ACR3 family arsenite efflux transporter has translation MTTEQHAYSPEDSGLGPFERLLSVWVALAITAGLILGSLVPQLFAALAAIEVASVNLPVALLIWAMVYPMMVGVDFSALKQIGDRPKGIAITLVVNWLIKPFSMAALGVFFFEYVFAGLIPPDDAQAYIAGVILLGAAPCTAMVFVWSNLTRGDATYTLVQVSVNDVVMVFAFAPIVALLLGVSDITVPWDTLLISVVLYVALPLVAGMITRHLLVRKGGEQAVEAFQSMVKPASIIGLLMTVVLLFGFQAQVILDRPLVIVLIAIPLLIQSYGIFFLAYGAARLWKVPFNVAAPCALIGTSNFFELAVAVAISLFGLGSGAALATVVGVLVEVPVMLSLVAFANRTRGWFPS, from the coding sequence ATGACCACCGAGCAACACGCTTATTCCCCGGAGGATAGTGGGTTAGGCCCGTTCGAACGCCTCTTATCGGTTTGGGTCGCACTGGCGATCACTGCGGGATTGATCCTCGGAAGCCTTGTGCCGCAGCTTTTTGCAGCCCTGGCCGCAATCGAAGTTGCATCGGTGAATTTACCAGTCGCTTTGCTGATTTGGGCCATGGTCTACCCGATGATGGTAGGAGTGGATTTCTCGGCACTGAAACAAATTGGTGATCGCCCGAAAGGCATCGCCATCACTTTGGTGGTTAACTGGTTGATCAAACCGTTCTCCATGGCGGCTTTGGGCGTTTTTTTCTTTGAATATGTCTTTGCCGGATTGATCCCGCCTGATGACGCGCAGGCATATATCGCTGGGGTCATTCTTCTCGGAGCGGCGCCCTGTACAGCGATGGTCTTTGTGTGGTCCAATCTGACGCGTGGCGATGCGACCTACACCTTGGTGCAAGTCTCGGTGAATGACGTGGTGATGGTCTTTGCTTTCGCACCGATCGTGGCATTACTGCTTGGCGTCAGTGACATCACTGTGCCTTGGGACACGCTATTGATTTCAGTGGTTCTCTATGTGGCTCTGCCGCTCGTGGCTGGCATGATCACACGCCATTTATTGGTGCGCAAAGGGGGCGAACAGGCGGTTGAAGCTTTCCAAAGTATGGTGAAGCCAGCATCGATCATAGGCCTTTTGATGACTGTTGTTCTGCTTTTTGGTTTTCAGGCACAGGTCATTCTGGACCGCCCATTGGTCATCGTGCTGATCGCGATTCCATTGCTTATTCAAAGCTATGGGATTTTCTTCCTGGCCTATGGGGCAGCGCGCCTGTGGAAAGTGCCATTTAACGTGGCTGCGCCTTGCGCCCTGATAGGTACATCGAACTTCTTCGAACTTGCCGTTGCCGTGGCCATCAGTCTCTTTGGGCTTGGTTCAGGCGCGGCTCTGGCAACGGTTGTCGGCGTTTTGGTCGAAGTCCCCGTGATGCTGTCTCTTGTCGCTTTTGCCAATCGCACGCGTGGCTGGTTCCCATCTTAA
- a CDS encoding PaaI family thioesterase, producing the protein MVNRKEIDPALSEENSAFQTHMGYRLTHWEEGYARLEQLIAPFLLNRMGIPHGGNYCTILDTAMGFSGVYTGDPERKGYALTLSLNVNFIAPAQGDLLVVEAEVSGGGKRTFFAHGRITDRQGRLIATGSGAFQRRESV; encoded by the coding sequence ATGGTCAATCGAAAGGAAATTGATCCAGCGCTTTCTGAGGAAAATTCGGCGTTCCAAACGCATATGGGGTATCGCCTCACCCATTGGGAGGAGGGATATGCGCGTTTAGAACAGCTGATTGCGCCATTTCTCTTAAATCGTATGGGGATTCCGCATGGTGGGAACTATTGCACGATCCTGGACACCGCAATGGGGTTCTCCGGTGTGTATACCGGAGATCCAGAACGAAAAGGCTATGCTCTGACCTTATCGCTGAATGTAAATTTCATTGCCCCAGCTCAAGGCGATCTGCTTGTTGTGGAAGCAGAAGTCAGTGGCGGCGGGAAGCGAACCTTTTTTGCTCATGGGCGCATAACTGACCGGCAAGGGCGGCTGATCGCTACAGGATCTGGTGCTTTTCAACGACGTGAGAGCGTTTAG
- a CDS encoding TetR/AcrR family transcriptional regulator — translation MARTSGSHSEITGPRILDAALRMFSRHGYAAVSMRKIAKEVGVQVGALYNYTPDKQSLLFGLMRDHMENLVSAWATEEKPGSPLERLEQFARFHIRYHHVRRDEVFIAYMELRNLSPENFVVIEELRRAYENELQKILADGVAAGEFQVPDTKIAAMALIAMLTGVNTWFRETGRLSLEEVEAIYWDMTRKAVTT, via the coding sequence ATGGCGCGTACATCTGGATCTCATTCTGAAATTACCGGCCCCCGCATTTTGGATGCGGCTTTGCGAATGTTTTCCCGGCACGGCTATGCCGCTGTTTCTATGCGGAAAATTGCAAAAGAGGTCGGTGTGCAGGTCGGCGCACTCTATAACTACACGCCGGACAAGCAGAGCCTGTTATTCGGGCTCATGCGTGATCACATGGAGAACCTGGTGTCTGCCTGGGCGACCGAGGAAAAGCCGGGATCTCCGCTTGAACGGTTGGAGCAATTTGCGCGGTTTCACATTCGCTATCACCATGTGCGGCGTGATGAAGTTTTCATCGCCTATATGGAATTGCGAAATCTAAGCCCAGAGAACTTTGTAGTAATCGAAGAACTGCGGCGTGCTTACGAAAATGAGCTGCAAAAAATTCTGGCGGATGGTGTCGCCGCTGGTGAATTCCAAGTGCCTGATACAAAGATCGCGGCCATGGCTTTGATCGCGATGCTGACCGGTGTGAACACCTGGTTCCGAGAGACAGGAAGACTGTCTCTCGAAGAGGTTGAGGCGATCTATTGGGACATGACGCGTAAGGCTGTCACGACTTAG
- a CDS encoding Lrp/AsnC family transcriptional regulator, protein MNKTDEIDRRVLDVIQRDAALSQRDIAERVGLSQNALWRRLKRLEELGFIQGARTRLDAAQLGLDLTVFVMIRTRNHSVDWAEEFRKHVARIPEVSEMHRIGGEWDYMLKVVTRGMSGYDTVYRKITTGFDLDVVTGLFSMETMLDDRPLDVFGG, encoded by the coding sequence ATGAACAAAACAGACGAGATTGATCGCAGAGTGTTGGATGTGATCCAGCGAGATGCCGCACTGTCTCAGCGAGACATTGCGGAGCGAGTCGGGTTGTCTCAGAACGCTTTGTGGCGTCGATTAAAACGTCTGGAAGAATTGGGTTTCATACAGGGCGCGCGTACGCGTTTAGATGCGGCGCAGCTGGGTCTGGATCTGACGGTTTTCGTCATGATCCGGACCCGCAACCACTCCGTAGATTGGGCAGAAGAGTTTCGTAAGCACGTGGCGCGTATTCCGGAAGTATCCGAAATGCACCGTATCGGTGGGGAATGGGACTATATGCTGAAAGTCGTTACTCGCGGCATGTCCGGGTACGACACTGTTTATCGTAAGATCACAACCGGTTTCGATTTGGATGTTGTTACGGGGCTCTTCAGTATGGAAACCATGCTGGATGACCGGCCGCTGGATGTCTTTGGCGGCTAA
- a CDS encoding ArsR/SmtB family transcription factor yields MDKSAALSAFAALSQTSRLDAFRLLVQAGERGLLAGEISDALEARQNTMSTNLAVLLNAGLLRNEREGRAIRYFADMNGLQGLLGFLLQDCCGGQPDLCRPLIEEITCQTDNCGDPS; encoded by the coding sequence ATGGATAAGTCAGCTGCCCTCAGCGCCTTTGCCGCGCTAAGCCAAACGTCTCGACTGGATGCTTTTCGATTACTTGTGCAAGCAGGCGAGCGAGGCCTCCTTGCTGGAGAGATCTCAGATGCTTTGGAGGCAAGGCAAAATACCATGTCGACCAACCTGGCGGTGCTTTTGAACGCAGGCCTCTTGCGCAATGAACGGGAGGGCAGGGCCATCAGATACTTCGCGGATATGAATGGGTTGCAGGGCCTTTTGGGGTTTCTCCTGCAGGACTGCTGCGGTGGCCAGCCGGACCTATGCCGTCCGTTGATTGAAGAAATCACATGCCAGACTGACAATTGCGGAGACCCCTCATGA
- the recJ gene encoding single-stranded-DNA-specific exonuclease RecJ → MSDFLNVSSSLTGRRWVGPSIEIDRSAEALEQNTTLPRALCQVLARRGIPAHEAENFLAPALRDLLPDPRSLKDMERAATRFLEAVKHKQKIAVFADYDVDGGSSAALLLVWLRAMNLSATLYVPDRIDEGYGPNETAMSDLAAAHDLIICVDCGTLSHAPIAAASAADVIVLDHHLGGETLPDCHAVVNPNRQDEDGALAHLCAAAVVFLMLVEANRQMRGEGAQGPDLMAMLDLVALATVADVAPLVGVNRALVRQGLKVMARRERPGLVALADVSRMDTAPSSYHLGFLLGPRVNAGGRIGQADLGARLLATADPHEASALAERLDHLNTERRDIESAVRAAAMEQAEERGLDAPIVWAAADGWHPGVVGIVASRLKEATNRPAIVIGFDGDEGKGSGRSVSGIDLGASIQKLAAEGLLVKGGGHKMAAGLTVMRDQLEPAMARLAELLNKQGAGDMGPADLKLDGMLMPGAASLDLINQLEAAGPFGAGAAAPRFAFPEVEIRFAKRIGDSHLKVTFSDGLAARLEAICFGAYDTAIGPALENHGGKRFHLAGRLDINTWGGRQSVQLRLEDAAPA, encoded by the coding sequence ATGAGCGATTTTCTAAATGTTTCCAGCTCTTTGACGGGTCGCCGATGGGTGGGCCCGTCGATTGAGATCGATAGAAGCGCGGAAGCATTAGAGCAAAACACCACCCTGCCTCGCGCTCTTTGTCAGGTTCTGGCGCGGCGCGGGATTCCGGCCCATGAGGCGGAGAATTTTCTAGCCCCTGCCCTTCGTGATCTTCTGCCCGATCCAAGAAGTCTGAAGGATATGGAACGGGCCGCAACGCGTTTCCTTGAGGCCGTAAAGCACAAACAGAAAATCGCAGTATTTGCCGACTACGATGTTGATGGCGGTAGTTCTGCAGCGCTTTTGCTTGTCTGGCTTCGGGCTATGAACCTGTCAGCGACGCTTTATGTGCCCGACCGTATCGACGAAGGATACGGCCCCAATGAAACAGCGATGTCAGACCTTGCTGCGGCGCATGATCTGATCATTTGCGTGGACTGTGGCACGCTCTCACATGCCCCCATTGCGGCGGCAAGCGCAGCAGATGTGATCGTTCTGGATCACCACCTCGGCGGTGAAACCCTGCCTGACTGCCACGCTGTGGTGAACCCGAACCGCCAGGATGAAGACGGTGCTTTGGCCCATCTTTGCGCCGCGGCGGTGGTCTTCCTGATGCTGGTCGAAGCCAATCGCCAGATGCGCGGTGAAGGCGCGCAAGGGCCCGACTTGATGGCAATGCTTGATTTGGTGGCATTGGCGACTGTGGCTGACGTGGCTCCGCTTGTCGGTGTGAACCGAGCATTGGTGCGCCAGGGCCTCAAAGTTATGGCACGGCGTGAACGTCCGGGGCTTGTTGCCCTGGCAGATGTGTCACGCATGGATACAGCACCATCGAGCTATCACCTTGGCTTCTTGCTGGGACCGCGCGTAAATGCGGGTGGACGCATTGGACAAGCGGACCTCGGCGCGCGCTTGCTCGCGACTGCCGACCCACATGAAGCTTCCGCCTTGGCCGAGCGGCTAGATCATTTGAACACCGAACGGCGGGACATTGAATCAGCCGTGCGTGCGGCGGCTATGGAACAAGCTGAAGAACGCGGCCTTGATGCGCCAATCGTCTGGGCAGCGGCAGATGGCTGGCACCCCGGTGTTGTGGGCATTGTTGCGAGCCGCCTTAAGGAGGCAACCAACCGTCCGGCCATAGTGATCGGCTTTGACGGGGATGAAGGCAAAGGTTCTGGACGTTCGGTTTCTGGGATCGATCTTGGGGCATCTATCCAAAAACTCGCAGCCGAAGGGCTCTTGGTGAAAGGTGGTGGGCATAAGATGGCCGCGGGTCTCACGGTTATGCGTGATCAACTTGAACCTGCTATGGCACGGCTTGCCGAGCTGCTTAATAAACAAGGTGCCGGAGATATGGGCCCCGCAGACCTGAAACTGGATGGCATGCTGATGCCCGGTGCGGCCTCTTTGGATCTTATCAATCAACTGGAAGCCGCTGGTCCTTTTGGAGCGGGTGCCGCTGCGCCGCGCTTTGCCTTCCCAGAGGTCGAAATTCGCTTTGCCAAACGTATTGGGGATAGCCACCTAAAAGTGACGTTCAGCGATGGTTTAGCGGCCCGGCTCGAAGCGATCTGCTTTGGCGCCTATGACACCGCAATTGGCCCCGCTCTGGAAAATCATGGCGGGAAACGTTTCCACCTCGCTGGGCGGCTCGACATCAACACCTGGGGTGGTCGCCAGTCTGTTCAATTGCGACTGGAAGATGCGGCCCCGGCTTAA
- a CDS encoding ArsJ-associated glyceraldehyde-3-phosphate dehydrogenase: protein MTKIAINGLGRMGKLVLRRLFDMGLGDQIVLLNDPFGDINTHALLVEFDTVHGRWNGDVSHDENSITLNGQSMRFTQEMKPEDLALEGIDLVIECSGKFKTSDTLQPYFDAGVKKVVVSAPVKIEGAANIVYGVNHDIYDDHRIVTAASCTTNCIAPVVKVMLETFGIEQASFTTIHDVTNTQTIVDKAHKDPRRARSALNSLIPTTTGSAKAVIQIFPELEGKINGHAVRVPLLNASLTDIVFDVGRDVTAEEVNAAMSDAAQGAMAGILGYEERPLVSCDFTNDDRSTIVDAPSTMVVNKRQVKIYAWYDNEWGYCCRLADITKMVAESL from the coding sequence ATGACTAAAATCGCAATCAATGGCCTTGGACGTATGGGCAAACTGGTTTTGCGTCGCCTGTTTGACATGGGGCTAGGAGATCAGATCGTCCTGCTGAACGATCCCTTTGGAGATATCAACACGCATGCGCTGCTGGTTGAATTCGATACCGTGCATGGCCGTTGGAATGGCGACGTCTCACATGATGAAAACAGCATAACATTGAACGGCCAATCCATGCGTTTCACACAGGAGATGAAACCGGAGGACTTGGCACTGGAGGGCATCGATCTGGTGATCGAATGTTCGGGCAAGTTCAAAACCTCAGACACCCTGCAGCCTTACTTTGATGCAGGCGTGAAGAAAGTTGTGGTCTCCGCCCCGGTGAAAATTGAGGGGGCAGCAAACATAGTCTATGGCGTGAACCACGACATCTATGACGACCACCGTATCGTGACCGCCGCCAGCTGCACCACAAACTGCATCGCGCCGGTGGTAAAGGTGATGCTAGAGACCTTCGGGATCGAGCAAGCGTCTTTCACAACCATCCACGACGTAACCAACACGCAAACCATTGTCGACAAAGCCCACAAGGACCCGCGCCGTGCGCGCTCTGCGCTGAACTCTTTGATCCCGACAACCACCGGCTCCGCGAAAGCTGTCATACAGATTTTCCCGGAACTGGAAGGCAAGATCAATGGCCATGCAGTGCGTGTGCCGCTGCTGAATGCCTCGCTGACGGACATTGTTTTTGACGTCGGCCGAGATGTGACCGCTGAAGAAGTGAACGCAGCCATGAGTGATGCGGCTCAAGGCGCAATGGCGGGCATCCTTGGCTATGAAGAGCGTCCTCTGGTGAGCTGTGATTTCACCAATGATGACCGTTCCACCATCGTCGATGCGCCATCAACCATGGTGGTGAACAAGCGTCAGGTGAAAATCTATGCTTGGTATGACAACGAGTGGGGGTACTGCTGTCGCCTGGCGGACATCACCAAAATGGTTGCGGAAAGCCTATGA
- the glpX gene encoding class II fructose-bisphosphatase, whose amino-acid sequence MSTQPEFHDRLLSLGLARVAEQAALASANLVGRGDEKAADQAAVNAMREQLNLLDIAGVVVIGEGERDEAPMLYIGEEVGTGNGPGVDIALDPLEGTTLTAKDMPNALTVIAMGPRGSMLHAPDVYMDKLAIGPGFQQGIVTLDMPPATRVSALATAKGCMPKDITVCILERPRHEDMIEEVRSTGASIRLITDGDVAGVMHCADSATTGIDMYMGSGGAPEGVLAAAALKCMGGQISGRLLFRNEDEKARARKAGIEDLDRIYTRDDMVTADVIFAATGVTGGSLLPRIKREPGWLETTTLLMRSKSGSVRRMTYRTPVDSIKAAE is encoded by the coding sequence ATGAGCACCCAGCCCGAATTTCACGACCGCTTGTTGTCACTGGGCTTGGCCCGTGTTGCTGAACAGGCCGCTTTGGCCTCTGCCAACCTTGTTGGCCGCGGCGATGAAAAAGCCGCCGATCAGGCCGCCGTTAACGCAATGCGCGAGCAGCTGAACCTTCTTGATATTGCAGGTGTCGTTGTCATCGGTGAAGGTGAGCGCGACGAAGCACCGATGCTCTACATCGGCGAGGAAGTAGGTACAGGTAATGGTCCTGGCGTAGACATTGCGCTTGATCCGCTGGAAGGCACCACTCTGACCGCCAAAGATATGCCAAATGCCCTGACCGTGATCGCGATGGGTCCGCGTGGTTCCATGCTGCATGCACCGGACGTCTATATGGACAAGCTGGCAATTGGACCAGGCTTTCAGCAAGGCATCGTGACATTGGATATGCCGCCGGCGACGCGCGTTTCTGCTTTGGCAACGGCGAAAGGCTGCATGCCAAAAGACATCACTGTCTGTATTCTGGAACGTCCCCGCCATGAAGATATGATCGAAGAGGTGCGCAGCACCGGTGCGTCCATTCGATTGATCACAGACGGCGACGTTGCTGGCGTAATGCATTGTGCCGACAGCGCAACAACGGGCATCGACATGTACATGGGATCTGGCGGAGCGCCAGAGGGTGTCCTTGCTGCTGCTGCGCTAAAGTGCATGGGTGGCCAAATCTCAGGACGCTTGCTCTTCCGCAATGAAGATGAAAAAGCACGCGCACGCAAAGCGGGCATCGAAGATCTTGATCGCATCTACACGCGCGACGACATGGTCACAGCTGATGTGATCTTTGCGGCAACAGGCGTCACCGGTGGTTCTCTGCTACCACGCATCAAACGCGAACCCGGTTGGCTAGAGACAACCACACTCTTGATGCGCTCAAAATCTGGGTCGGTACGCCGCATGACATATCGCACCCCTGTGGATTCCATCAAAGCCGCCGAATGA
- a CDS encoding homoserine dehydrogenase — MTTPLRLGIAGLGTVGVGVVKIIRQKANLLAARTGRPVVITAVSARSRDKDRGVNLSDYAWEDDPVALATRDDIDVFVELMGGHEGSAKDATEAALAAGKDVVTANKALLAIHGQALAEKAEANGCVIRFEAAVAGGIPVIKSLTEGLAANQITRVMGVMNGTCNYILTRMQDAGLPYEEVFAEADALGYLEADPNLDVGGIDAGHKLSLLSSIAFGTKVAFDGVELDGIQRISIEDIKQAEDLGYRIKLLGVAQLTGRGLEQRMSPCLVPADSPLGQLKGGTNMVVLEGDAVEQVVLRGPGAGEGPTASAVMGDICDVARGLRIPTFGVPANELTLAQPATSNSPAPYYVRMALLDRPGALAKLATALGDAGVSVDRMRQGHHDGSEAPILIVTHKTQRSALETALSAIKQSGVLAGEPVALRIETV, encoded by the coding sequence ATGACAACCCCTCTGCGTCTGGGCATTGCTGGACTTGGCACCGTTGGTGTCGGCGTTGTGAAAATCATTCGCCAAAAAGCCAACCTTTTGGCTGCGCGCACCGGACGTCCTGTGGTTATCACCGCTGTATCGGCTCGTTCACGTGACAAAGATCGCGGCGTGAACCTCTCTGACTATGCTTGGGAAGACGATCCGGTTGCACTTGCGACACGCGATGATATCGACGTGTTTGTAGAGCTGATGGGCGGGCACGAGGGCTCTGCGAAAGATGCGACTGAAGCGGCCCTGGCTGCCGGCAAAGATGTGGTCACCGCCAACAAGGCGCTCTTGGCGATCCATGGTCAAGCACTCGCGGAAAAGGCGGAGGCCAATGGCTGTGTTATCCGCTTTGAAGCGGCCGTGGCAGGTGGCATCCCGGTTATCAAATCTCTGACCGAAGGTCTCGCGGCAAACCAAATTACACGCGTCATGGGCGTCATGAACGGTACTTGTAACTACATCCTGACACGCATGCAGGATGCAGGTCTGCCATATGAAGAGGTCTTCGCAGAAGCAGACGCTCTTGGGTATCTTGAGGCCGATCCTAACCTGGATGTGGGTGGCATCGATGCTGGCCACAAACTGTCCCTGCTCTCTTCCATCGCGTTTGGTACCAAAGTTGCCTTTGATGGGGTTGAGCTTGATGGCATCCAGCGGATTTCAATCGAAGACATCAAACAGGCCGAAGATCTGGGCTACCGGATCAAATTGCTCGGCGTGGCTCAGCTGACGGGACGCGGCCTAGAGCAACGCATGTCTCCATGTCTTGTTCCGGCAGACAGCCCATTGGGCCAGCTCAAAGGCGGCACCAATATGGTCGTGCTGGAAGGGGATGCGGTAGAACAAGTTGTTCTGCGAGGCCCCGGTGCGGGTGAAGGCCCAACGGCGAGTGCGGTCATGGGCGATATCTGCGATGTTGCGCGCGGTCTGCGTATTCCAACCTTTGGCGTACCGGCCAACGAGTTGACATTGGCCCAGCCTGCGACCTCCAATTCTCCTGCGCCTTATTATGTTCGCATGGCACTTTTGGATCGTCCGGGTGCTTTGGCGAAGCTCGCAACCGCCCTTGGGGATGCAGGTGTCAGCGTTGATCGCATGCGTCAGGGCCACCACGATGGATCGGAAGCGCCGATTTTGATCGTCACCCATAAGACCCAGCGCAGCGCACTGGAAACAGCCCTTTCGGCAATTAAACAATCCGGTGTCTTGGCAGGCGAACCTGTCGCCCTGCGTATTGAAACTGTCTGA